In Candidatus Binatia bacterium, the genomic window GCGTTTCGCTATGAACCCGACGTTCCCATCATCGTCCCCGGTGTGAACCTCGACCACCTCGACATCGTCGACGCGCAGCGTCGCAATCGAGACTGGAAGGGCTTCGTCGTTCCTCTGCCAAACTGCACCACCGTCGGCCTGGTCGTGACTCTGAAGCCCCTCAGCGACGCATTCGGCCTACGCCGCGTCTTCATGACATCGATGCAGGGTCTCTCCGGCGCCGGCCGGACGCCAGGCGTTCCCGCAATGGACGTGCTCGACAACATTGTGCCGTACATCTCTGGCGAAGAGGAGAAGGTCGCCAAGGAGACCGGCAAGATCCTGGGGTCGGTCACCGATGGTGCGTTCGTCCCGAACGACGTCCCCGTCAGCGCCACGTGCACCCGGGCGAACGTTCTCGAGGGCCACACCGAGGCCGTTCACGTCGAGCTCGAGAAAGAGGCATCGCCTGACGCGGTGCGCGCGGCGTTCGAGGAGTACGGGCGCGAGTTCTGCGCACGCGGCTTGCCCTCCGCACCGGAGCGCTTGATCCAGGTCCACGACGACCCGTACCGCCCACAGCCCCGCCTCGACCGGAACGCCGGCGGCGGCATGACCACCTCGGTCGGCCGGATCCGTCTCGACGAGCAAGGCCTTCGCTACGTCCTGGTGTCCCACAACACCAAAATGGGCGCCGCAAAGGGTGCCGTCCTAGCGGCGGAACACATGGTCGAAAAAGGTGACCTCTGATCGGCAGATCGCCCCTAGCAGCAATCGTGGGGGACGGTTAGGCTTTTAACGCGTTCCATGGCGAGTCCCGAAAAAGGCGACGATACTGCTGTCGTCACTCGGCCAAAGACCGAGAAGAAGGTCCAGCGCCCGCAGCTCTACAAGGTCCTCCTACATAACGATGACTACACGACGCGAGAGTTCGTCGTGTGGGTCCTGGAGATCGTCTTTCACCGAGGCGATACCGAGGCCGTTCAAATCATGATGCACGTGCACAACAACGGAGTCGGCGTTGCGGGGATCTACCCGCACGACGTCGCCGAAGCCAAGGTGCGTCGAGTCACCGAGTTGGCCGAGAAACACGAGTTCCCACTTCTGACGACGATGGAGCCGGAGGAATGACACCTCCTTCGATCACGACCGAACTGCAGACCTCGCTCCGGCAGGCCATCGAGGACGCGCGCAAGAGACGCCACGAGTACCTGACGCTCGAGCACCTTCTGATGGCGCTGCTCGACAATCCGCAGGTCACGCAGATGTTCGCGAGCCTCGAAGTCGACGTCGACGAGGTCCGCAAAGACCTCGACAGCTTCCTCGCCGAGAGCCTCGAAACCGTTCCTCCGACAATCGACTACACGCCGCAGGAGACGCCCGGCA contains:
- a CDS encoding ATP-dependent Clp protease adaptor ClpS codes for the protein MASPEKGDDTAVVTRPKTEKKVQRPQLYKVLLHNDDYTTREFVVWVLEIVFHRGDTEAVQIMMHVHNNGVGVAGIYPHDVAEAKVRRVTELAEKHEFPLLTTMEPEE
- the asd gene encoding aspartate-semialdehyde dehydrogenase, producing MAVDREFNVAVIGATGVAGQQFVEALRGHPWFKITAVAASPRSAGKSLADALREPSGASRWYCDQPADDDVLRLTVQDAADLDPESVDIIFTAIESDAAKQLEPRLARHRPVFSTASAFRYEPDVPIIVPGVNLDHLDIVDAQRRNRDWKGFVVPLPNCTTVGLVVTLKPLSDAFGLRRVFMTSMQGLSGAGRTPGVPAMDVLDNIVPYISGEEEKVAKETGKILGSVTDGAFVPNDVPVSATCTRANVLEGHTEAVHVELEKEASPDAVRAAFEEYGREFCARGLPSAPERLIQVHDDPYRPQPRLDRNAGGGMTTSVGRIRLDEQGLRYVLVSHNTKMGAAKGAVLAAEHMVEKGDL